In Novosphingobium resinovorum, the following are encoded in one genomic region:
- a CDS encoding glycoside hydrolase family 16 protein, with the protein MPFPIIIRRSTRLHLQRFRGAAGLMLLFLASPSLPDAPSLSDDGAQLFAQLAAPSFDERFETFDHGIDQARPARPHRWRTVFGYGGARSVSNRQMSAGSFASDAQFAGMTPAGPARHPLKLDPFRHEPGKLTILASRTPPEARALAWNKPFYGGAITSKFSFSQKYGYFEIEARLPAGKGMWPAFWLMPVGGSWPDDGEIDIFEGLGDPHTIFCTVIAGPHKKTLRIRLDFDVSSGFHRYGVLWRRDETIWYVDRKPVAHAPTPAALTTQEAYVIANLAVGGSWGGYPDGTTRFPGRYEVRRITVWPLPQPTR; encoded by the coding sequence ATGCCCTTCCCGATCATCATCCGGCGATCGACCCGGTTGCATCTTCAGCGCTTCCGGGGAGCGGCAGGCCTGATGTTACTGTTCCTCGCTTCGCCCTCCCTCCCCGACGCGCCTTCGCTGTCCGATGACGGCGCACAGCTGTTTGCGCAGCTTGCCGCTCCATCGTTCGACGAGCGCTTCGAGACTTTCGATCACGGCATCGATCAGGCAAGGCCTGCCCGGCCCCACCGGTGGCGTACAGTGTTCGGTTACGGCGGCGCGAGATCGGTTTCCAATCGCCAGATGTCGGCAGGCAGCTTCGCATCGGACGCGCAATTCGCCGGAATGACTCCGGCGGGGCCTGCGCGCCACCCTTTGAAGCTCGATCCGTTCCGGCACGAACCGGGAAAGCTCACCATATTGGCAAGCCGCACTCCCCCCGAAGCGCGCGCCCTTGCCTGGAACAAGCCGTTCTATGGCGGTGCGATCACGAGCAAGTTCAGCTTTTCCCAGAAATACGGCTACTTCGAGATCGAAGCACGCCTGCCCGCCGGCAAAGGCATGTGGCCGGCATTCTGGCTCATGCCGGTCGGCGGCTCATGGCCAGACGACGGCGAAATCGACATATTCGAAGGGCTCGGCGATCCGCACACGATCTTCTGCACCGTCATCGCCGGACCGCACAAGAAGACCTTGCGCATTCGCCTCGACTTCGACGTCTCTTCGGGCTTTCATCGTTACGGGGTTCTATGGCGCCGCGATGAGACGATCTGGTACGTGGACCGCAAACCCGTGGCCCACGCACCGACACCTGCGGCGCTCACCACCCAGGAAGCCTATGTCATCGCCAACCTCGCGGTGGGAGGCAGTTGGGGCGGATACCCTGACGGGACCACCCGATTTCCCGGCCGCTATGAGGTGCGCAGGATTACAGTCTGGCCACTTCCGCAGCCGACCCGATGA
- a CDS encoding glycosyltransferase family 2 protein — translation MTLPRHLSPIISVLMVARNAARFIDAALRSARAQTLRQIEIVVVDDGSIDETASIVRSHAKVDGRVRLVAGPSRGLGAVRNVSIASARGRFAAVLDADDLLHPDHLEALLALQAATGAAICASNMVAFSQAARGITASAFAAGQEWQCRREIALDEYIRCGMIGTRNVSLGYLKPLFDMRFLRDFNIAYDERLRVGEDFDLVLRAMLAGGRFHFSPQTTYYYRRHAQSTSHRLAQSDLRGLMAAARDYMLHRPDLELLLGGRIDNLEGARRQIGALEALRAGRMLTALRCVGRHPGARDLLLSSLRESCLKRLGLWDDGDRNAADRAGCPAVPGNHLTALRRLLQPAPSPF, via the coding sequence ATGACCCTGCCTCGACACCTAAGTCCGATCATATCCGTGCTCATGGTGGCGCGAAACGCGGCTCGGTTCATCGATGCCGCACTCCGCTCGGCGCGGGCGCAGACACTGCGGCAGATCGAGATCGTGGTCGTCGATGATGGCTCCATCGACGAAACCGCCAGTATCGTGAGATCGCACGCGAAAGTCGATGGCCGCGTGCGCCTCGTCGCCGGGCCATCCAGGGGGCTCGGTGCGGTCCGCAATGTCAGTATCGCATCGGCCAGGGGGCGTTTTGCCGCCGTTCTGGATGCCGACGATCTGCTTCATCCCGACCATCTCGAAGCGCTGCTGGCATTGCAGGCGGCAACCGGCGCGGCAATCTGCGCGAGCAACATGGTCGCTTTCTCACAGGCTGCGCGGGGAATTACCGCCAGCGCCTTCGCGGCGGGCCAGGAATGGCAGTGCCGGCGTGAAATAGCGCTCGACGAATATATCCGGTGCGGCATGATCGGCACGCGCAACGTGTCTCTCGGTTATCTCAAGCCATTGTTCGACATGCGATTTCTGCGCGATTTCAATATCGCCTATGACGAGCGCCTCCGCGTTGGCGAGGACTTCGATCTGGTACTCCGGGCCATGCTGGCGGGCGGGCGTTTTCATTTCTCGCCGCAGACCACTTATTATTACCGGCGGCATGCGCAGTCCACGTCGCATCGTCTGGCCCAATCCGATCTGCGCGGGCTAATGGCCGCAGCGCGGGACTATATGCTGCATCGACCCGACCTGGAGCTGCTGCTGGGCGGGCGTATCGACAATCTCGAGGGCGCCCGGCGGCAAATCGGCGCTCTTGAGGCCCTACGCGCCGGACGCATGCTGACCGCGCTTCGGTGCGTCGGGCGTCATCCGGGCGCCCGCGATCTCCTGCTGTCCAGCTTGCGGGAGAGTTGCCTCAAGCGGCTCGGGCTGTGGGATGATGGAGATCGCAATGCGGCCGATCGCGCGGGATGCCCTGCCGTTCCGGGAAACCACCTGACCGCCTTGCGACGCCTGCTGCAACCGGCGCCGTCGCCATTTTGA